In Actinoplanes derwentensis, the following proteins share a genomic window:
- the mycP gene encoding type VII secretion-associated serine protease mycosin: MPAPLPRVAAAPSVPAPLLRVAAALLVVGMIVGVGTPAAAAPVLPEDSPGCLQAPQSVETGIPWPQSRLGAERAWPLTRGDGVTVAIVDTGIGADSPQLRGRVMRGVDLTKGGSPRADNDCFGHGTFIAGIIGAAPAAGTGFTGVAPGVRLLPVRVANSMEDGTAGLLAKGVRAAVDAGADVVNISASTSSPEASLVAAIRYAEEKDVVVVAAAANGAQQAKTVAYPAALPTVLAVGAIDASGALADFSQQGKHLGLTAPGVDVVSVGPGGPGHWQGSGTSYAVPFVVGVAALVRAYRPKLTAAEVRHRLIATSDHPALALPDPGFGWGVVNPSAAVSSVLPEEDGTGGVAAPLTAVRPDLPPPDPIGPTVAALGAGLAIVLIGMVCLLTVLMPAGHRRGWRPARVAEVRRSPPP, from the coding sequence ATGCCCGCTCCGCTGCCGCGTGTGGCGGCCGCTCCTTCCGTGCCTGCCCCGCTGCTCCGCGTGGCGGCCGCTCTTCTCGTGGTCGGCATGATCGTCGGAGTGGGCACACCTGCCGCCGCCGCGCCGGTCCTGCCGGAGGACAGCCCGGGGTGTCTTCAGGCGCCGCAGAGTGTCGAGACCGGTATCCCGTGGCCGCAGTCGCGGCTGGGTGCCGAACGCGCCTGGCCGCTGACCCGTGGCGACGGCGTGACTGTCGCGATCGTGGACACCGGCATCGGCGCTGACAGCCCGCAGCTGCGCGGCCGGGTGATGCGCGGCGTCGACCTGACCAAGGGCGGCAGCCCGCGCGCGGACAACGACTGTTTCGGGCACGGCACGTTCATCGCCGGGATCATCGGTGCGGCCCCGGCTGCGGGCACGGGTTTCACCGGGGTCGCGCCCGGCGTGCGACTGCTGCCGGTGCGCGTCGCCAACAGCATGGAGGACGGCACCGCCGGGTTGCTGGCCAAAGGGGTGCGGGCCGCGGTGGACGCGGGCGCCGACGTCGTCAACATCTCGGCCAGCACCTCCTCCCCGGAGGCGAGCCTGGTCGCGGCCATCCGGTACGCCGAGGAGAAGGACGTCGTAGTGGTGGCCGCCGCGGCGAACGGCGCCCAGCAGGCCAAGACGGTGGCCTACCCGGCCGCGCTGCCCACCGTGCTGGCGGTGGGGGCGATCGACGCCTCCGGGGCACTCGCGGACTTCTCCCAGCAGGGCAAACACCTGGGCCTGACCGCACCCGGAGTGGACGTGGTCAGTGTCGGACCCGGTGGTCCCGGCCACTGGCAGGGCAGCGGAACCAGCTACGCGGTGCCGTTCGTGGTCGGGGTGGCGGCGCTCGTGCGCGCCTACCGGCCGAAGCTGACCGCGGCCGAGGTCCGGCACCGGCTGATCGCGACGTCGGATCATCCGGCGCTGGCTCTCCCGGATCCGGGTTTCGGCTGGGGAGTGGTCAATCCGTCGGCCGCCGTGTCGTCGGTGCTGCCGGAGGAGGACGGCACGGGCGGTGTGGCGGCGCCGTTGACCGCCGTACGTCCCGATCTGCCGCCGCCCGACCCGATCGGCCCGACGGTGGCGGCGCTCGGCGCCGGCCTGGCCATCGTGTTGATCGGGATGGTCTGCCTGCTCACCGTGCTGATGCCGGCCGGGCACCGGCGGGGCTGGCGCCCGGCGCGGGTGGCCGAGGTCCGGCGCTCACCACCCCCGTGA
- a CDS encoding zf-HC2 domain-containing protein gives MADDVCAEPQLRSALGLYLAGALQDAECAAIESHLGTCAQCLADAERVGEAVAMLALLTETDRRELVAEFGVSGTRPPDQNQELAAVRPEPVLPVPVTPESVVLELSSPETVVPEPVLPELVSPELVSPDREPASGSSVPNSGATAGTTRPIANRPPSGPGGQAGPGRRRRRPRVALIAGGLAVVVLLSVGLLLGRSVVGGSRGADPVTLVANAQDSSTGATLAVTVTGQQEPVTLRATVGGLHPGEPYQVFVTDVTGQSWEMAVLTGGDHPQEVARASPVPLVQLASFSVTASDGSLAVTAVVDRVSSSGSPD, from the coding sequence ATGGCTGACGACGTGTGTGCTGAACCCCAGCTCCGCAGTGCGCTCGGGCTCTACCTGGCGGGTGCGCTGCAGGACGCCGAGTGCGCGGCGATCGAGTCCCATCTGGGCACTTGCGCGCAGTGCCTCGCGGACGCGGAGCGGGTCGGCGAGGCGGTGGCGATGCTCGCCCTGCTCACCGAGACCGATCGCCGCGAGCTGGTGGCCGAGTTCGGTGTCTCCGGCACGAGGCCCCCCGATCAAAATCAAGAGCTTGCTGCGGTACGACCGGAGCCGGTCCTGCCGGTGCCGGTCACACCCGAGTCGGTAGTGCTTGAGCTGAGTTCGCCCGAGACGGTAGTACCCGAGCCGGTTCTGCCTGAACTGGTTTCGCCCGAACTGGTTTCGCCCGACCGTGAGCCCGCGTCTGGATCGTCTGTTCCGAATTCCGGGGCAACGGCCGGGACCACCCGGCCGATCGCGAACCGCCCCCCGTCCGGCCCCGGTGGCCAGGCCGGTCCGGGCCGCCGTCGTCGCCGGCCGCGAGTGGCCCTGATCGCCGGCGGGCTCGCCGTGGTGGTGCTGTTGTCGGTGGGTCTGCTGCTCGGCCGGTCCGTCGTCGGCGGTTCGCGCGGTGCCGATCCGGTGACCCTGGTGGCGAACGCACAGGACAGTTCCACCGGCGCGACTCTCGCTGTGACGGTCACCGGGCAGCAGGAACCCGTCACGCTGCGGGCGACCGTCGGTGGCCTGCACCCCGGCGAGCCGTACCAGGTCTTCGTCACGGACGTCACCGGGCAGAGCTGGGAGATGGCCGTGCTGACCGGCGGTGACCACCCGCAGGAGGTGGCCCGGGCCAGCCCGGTGCCGTTGGTGCAGTTGGCCAGCTTCAGTGTCACGGCTTCCGACGGCTCGCTGGCGGTGACAGCGGTCGTGGACCGCGTGTCGTCGTCCGGCTCCCCGGATTGA
- a CDS encoding S8 family serine peptidase — protein sequence MSMRRSVSRVAAVLAVLLFTGAVRAAPARAAAADYVLYYTVGSVNPAGQENLGNIADRLLGGAGRATDIFNLNSGRSQPAGGALSNPNSLTAGWYLVLPWDAVGSGVRYGVLPTTAPAPAAAPDTNTGATTAPGATTPGSAPGGGSTGGGQPATTGQAERPTGPGVPQASTPVNPGAVPSSPPPAAPPSGKCVAAIAASAPSNWAMRKLAADQVWEHSRGVGQLVAVVDSGVDGRAAQLSGRVAIGANIVTGDGRGDSDCLGTGTAMAGLVAAQPVNKETFTGVAPESVVMPVRVVTDGTAAGEAAQAAAIEVAVSAGATVIALGSYVDVTRPAVVQAVQAALDQDIVVVAGAPPAGPRDGAVEPPAEVIIVGGVGVDGKTAEEYAPQSVDVVAPGVNIASLGINGTKRFVGSGTEYAVALAAGAVALVRGSHPELKAPQIVHRVAITADRMGDAQPDSRYGYGMINPEAAVTRELPEETALLSQDNDPAGASTDGDGVRVAFLVTVLVGLILSALLVFRLRRTMRGAEAEGDLDAEWPAGPMRPEDEPTVVGSR from the coding sequence ATGAGCATGCGCCGATCGGTGAGCAGGGTCGCGGCGGTCCTCGCCGTGCTCCTGTTCACCGGCGCGGTGCGCGCCGCGCCGGCGCGGGCCGCAGCCGCGGACTACGTCCTCTATTACACCGTCGGCTCGGTGAACCCGGCCGGCCAGGAGAACCTCGGTAACATCGCCGACCGGCTCCTCGGTGGTGCCGGGCGGGCGACGGACATCTTCAACCTGAACTCCGGCCGGAGCCAGCCCGCCGGTGGCGCGCTCAGCAACCCGAACTCGCTGACCGCGGGCTGGTACCTGGTGCTCCCGTGGGACGCGGTCGGTTCCGGCGTGCGGTACGGCGTTCTGCCCACCACCGCTCCGGCTCCGGCCGCGGCCCCGGACACGAACACGGGTGCGACGACGGCTCCTGGTGCGACGACTCCCGGCTCGGCGCCGGGAGGCGGTTCGACCGGCGGCGGGCAGCCAGCCACGACCGGCCAGGCCGAGAGGCCCACGGGCCCGGGTGTTCCGCAGGCGAGCACGCCGGTCAACCCGGGCGCGGTGCCGTCCTCGCCGCCGCCCGCCGCGCCACCCTCCGGCAAGTGCGTCGCGGCGATCGCGGCCAGTGCCCCGTCCAACTGGGCGATGCGCAAACTCGCCGCCGACCAGGTCTGGGAGCACAGCCGTGGGGTCGGCCAGCTGGTCGCCGTCGTCGACTCGGGTGTGGACGGTCGCGCCGCCCAGCTCAGCGGCCGGGTGGCGATCGGCGCGAACATCGTTACCGGCGACGGCCGGGGTGACAGCGACTGCCTGGGCACCGGAACCGCGATGGCGGGTCTGGTCGCCGCGCAGCCGGTGAACAAGGAGACCTTCACCGGGGTGGCCCCCGAATCGGTGGTCATGCCGGTCCGGGTGGTCACCGACGGCACCGCCGCCGGCGAGGCCGCCCAGGCCGCCGCGATCGAGGTCGCGGTCTCCGCCGGGGCCACCGTCATCGCGCTGGGTTCCTACGTGGACGTCACCCGGCCCGCGGTGGTTCAGGCCGTGCAGGCCGCCCTCGACCAGGACATCGTCGTGGTGGCCGGTGCGCCCCCCGCGGGTCCGCGGGACGGCGCGGTGGAGCCGCCGGCCGAGGTGATCATCGTGGGTGGGGTCGGTGTCGACGGCAAGACCGCGGAGGAGTACGCCCCGCAGTCGGTCGACGTCGTCGCGCCCGGAGTGAACATCGCCAGCCTCGGCATCAACGGCACGAAGCGGTTCGTGGGCAGCGGCACCGAGTACGCGGTGGCCCTGGCCGCCGGGGCGGTCGCCCTGGTCCGTGGCTCGCATCCGGAGCTGAAGGCGCCGCAGATCGTTCACCGTGTCGCGATCACCGCGGACCGGATGGGCGACGCTCAGCCGGACAGCCGATACGGTTACGGCATGATCAACCCCGAGGCGGCGGTCACCCGGGAGCTTCCCGAGGAGACGGCGCTGCTGTCCCAGGACAACGATCCCGCCGGGGCGTCCACCGACGGAGACGGCGTCCGGGTCGCGTTCCTGGTGACGGTCCTGGTCGGTCTGATCCTGAGCGCCCTGCTCGTCTTCCGTCTGCGGCGCACCATGCGCGGGGCCGAGGCCGAGGGTGACCTGGACGCGGAGTGGCCGGCCGGCCCGATGCGGCCGGAAGACGAGCCCACCGTCGTCGGATCTCGCTGA
- a CDS encoding RICIN domain-containing protein: MKGAVVRAWQSLRTTRQRVEAGVAFTAAVACVVVAGMQVGPAFAETKIEGDRVPDDVLPAIVVGATSCPSVTGPRLAAQLMAASEFQPTAKAGEGEGLANLDPEDWKKWAPWQKAQRTDVLANVLALAHRTCETVGQVREADVDGDHWEAAVAAGQVGLETVVKAGGVPESAQKYVDTVAGYANWYAEQPQFTGEPEENASVAPPTGTAIPDEYLSLVVKAGQVCPDVISAERVAAQLMALSGFNPNLKGGSGGQGIAQFTDKMWQEYRPSASASVWDPKAAIPALGSAMCDLKNQLSGMKLKNADGNTEDAYTLALAAYQWGTTAVRAEGGVPREASVAQLADMVDALVGTYQADTRLTVPSPSPSVSPSVSSSVGSPSPSVSPSTSPSPSPSKSSPSPVETSAKPETTKTTEPATPVWNAADSWQITNQLTGRVLEVPGTDSVTTGGTTMQLWDNLKQKDQHWHVANAADGGWVVITNDFNNKSLGIRDGSADNAAQLVMLDPAFADHNQQWKLKAAGDGAYFIINRKSGKALDLIGDDCCGSNGTAVTQWDLQTYAVDQQWKLSK; the protein is encoded by the coding sequence GTGAAGGGGGCTGTCGTGCGGGCGTGGCAGTCGCTGCGTACCACCCGGCAGCGGGTCGAGGCCGGAGTGGCTTTCACGGCCGCCGTTGCCTGCGTCGTCGTGGCCGGTATGCAGGTCGGCCCAGCGTTCGCGGAGACGAAGATCGAGGGCGATCGGGTGCCCGACGACGTCCTTCCCGCGATCGTGGTCGGCGCGACGTCCTGCCCGTCGGTGACCGGTCCCCGGTTGGCCGCTCAGCTGATGGCCGCCTCGGAGTTCCAGCCCACGGCGAAAGCCGGCGAGGGCGAGGGCCTGGCGAACCTGGATCCGGAGGACTGGAAGAAGTGGGCGCCGTGGCAGAAGGCGCAGCGCACCGACGTACTGGCGAATGTCCTCGCTCTCGCGCACCGCACCTGCGAGACGGTCGGTCAGGTCCGCGAGGCCGACGTCGACGGTGACCATTGGGAAGCCGCCGTGGCCGCCGGGCAGGTCGGCCTGGAGACCGTGGTGAAGGCCGGCGGTGTGCCGGAGTCCGCCCAGAAGTACGTCGACACCGTCGCCGGCTACGCCAACTGGTACGCGGAGCAGCCGCAGTTCACCGGTGAGCCGGAGGAGAACGCCTCGGTGGCACCGCCCACCGGCACCGCCATCCCCGACGAGTACCTGAGCCTGGTCGTCAAAGCAGGCCAGGTCTGCCCCGACGTGATCTCCGCGGAGCGGGTCGCCGCGCAGCTGATGGCGCTCTCCGGTTTCAACCCGAACCTCAAGGGTGGCAGCGGCGGTCAGGGCATCGCGCAGTTCACCGACAAGATGTGGCAGGAGTACCGGCCGTCGGCCAGCGCCTCGGTCTGGGACCCGAAGGCGGCGATCCCGGCTCTGGGCAGCGCGATGTGCGACCTGAAGAACCAGCTCTCCGGTATGAAGCTGAAGAACGCGGACGGCAACACCGAGGATGCCTACACGCTGGCACTCGCGGCGTACCAGTGGGGGACCACCGCGGTCCGGGCCGAGGGCGGTGTGCCCCGCGAGGCGTCCGTCGCGCAGCTGGCCGACATGGTGGATGCTCTGGTCGGTACCTACCAGGCCGACACCCGCCTGACCGTGCCGTCGCCGTCGCCGTCGGTCTCCCCGTCGGTCTCGTCGTCGGTGGGTTCCCCGTCGCCGAGCGTCTCGCCGTCCACTTCGCCGAGTCCGTCCCCGTCGAAGTCCTCGCCGAGCCCGGTGGAGACCTCGGCGAAACCCGAGACGACGAAGACCACCGAGCCGGCCACGCCGGTCTGGAACGCCGCCGACTCCTGGCAGATCACCAACCAGCTCACCGGCCGGGTGCTCGAGGTGCCCGGCACTGACTCCGTCACGACCGGTGGCACGACCATGCAGCTGTGGGACAACCTGAAGCAGAAGGACCAGCACTGGCACGTCGCCAATGCGGCCGACGGCGGCTGGGTGGTCATCACCAACGACTTCAACAACAAGTCGCTCGGGATCCGGGACGGCTCCGCCGACAACGCCGCCCAGCTGGTGATGCTGGACCCGGCGTTCGCCGACCACAATCAGCAGTGGAAGTTGAAGGCCGCCGGCGACGGCGCGTACTTCATCATCAACCGCAAGTCGGGTAAGGCGCTGGACCTCATCGGTGACGACTGCTGCGGCAGCAACGGCACCGCGGTGACCCAATGGGACCTGCAGACCTACGCCGTCGACCAGCAGTGGAAACTGAGCAAATGA
- a CDS encoding sigma-70 family RNA polymerase sigma factor: MDPAPENTLYGDSPLLPTHDEALKLAYETHGPILLNYLLRLTTGNRAMAEDILQETLVRAWNHPEARTADGEWSRGWLFTVARRIAIDHIRVAQVRPTEQLDERIEDHHTTADDIDRLINTREVRDAVARLPERLRSALIEIYFQEHSVAEAAQNLAVPEGTVKSRTFYALRALHEDLVAHGFTV; this comes from the coding sequence ATGGATCCGGCCCCGGAGAACACGTTGTACGGCGATTCGCCGTTGCTTCCGACTCATGACGAGGCGCTGAAGCTCGCCTACGAGACCCACGGCCCGATCCTGCTGAACTACCTTCTGCGCCTGACGACGGGCAACCGCGCGATGGCCGAGGACATCCTCCAGGAGACGCTGGTCCGGGCGTGGAACCATCCGGAGGCGCGCACCGCCGACGGGGAGTGGAGCCGCGGCTGGCTGTTCACCGTGGCCCGGCGGATCGCCATCGACCACATCCGGGTGGCTCAGGTCCGCCCGACGGAACAGCTCGACGAGCGCATCGAGGATCACCACACCACCGCTGACGACATCGACCGGCTGATCAACACCCGGGAGGTGCGCGACGCGGTGGCCCGGCTGCCGGAGCGCCTGCGCAGCGCGCTCATCGAGATCTATTTCCAGGAGCATTCGGTGGCCGAGGCCGCGCAGAACCTCGCCGTCCCGGAGGGCACGGTCAAGTCACGCACCTTCTACGCGCTGCGGGCTCTGCACGAGGACTTGGTGGCGCACGGCTTCACGGTCTGA
- a CDS encoding anti-sigma factor translates to MSAPTCDDSTMRTLVGFLVLGRLSEVEHRTVSQHLTTCERCRVERAEIDRLVSVLGMLPVADVRALVADFGVEVPVTGPVPGQLFGAPGAPRGTQGAPRGVQGAPRGVPGSPRVAPIAAPRPVPPPVVVSRPAAAPLPPPLPVASPSPAVGELRPVARIGPVPAADRRGVRLGEGYLPPRPVTGPLSRGPHSHRRSASRRPRARAVVGMTTVLAAVVTAALLIMPGLSAETPGPVVAVASTSDGVSGVEMSAVLYEDDGRVSVRLSATGLAPDVAYQLHAVTDEGEDLLLGQLTGGTGGGTFTGDIASSVDDLWYFSIQEIDGGLMVSANVVLGSPGPDPSAGAS, encoded by the coding sequence ATGAGCGCGCCCACCTGTGACGACTCGACCATGCGCACCCTGGTCGGTTTTCTGGTCCTCGGCCGGCTCTCCGAGGTGGAACACCGGACCGTTTCCCAGCACTTGACGACCTGCGAACGCTGCCGTGTGGAGCGTGCGGAGATCGACCGCCTCGTGTCGGTCCTCGGCATGCTCCCCGTCGCGGACGTGCGCGCGCTCGTCGCCGACTTCGGCGTCGAGGTGCCGGTCACCGGCCCGGTGCCGGGCCAGCTCTTCGGCGCACCAGGAGCCCCGCGAGGCACGCAGGGAGCCCCGCGAGGTGTGCAGGGAGCCCCGCGAGGTGTGCCGGGATCCCCGCGAGTCGCGCCGATCGCCGCTCCCCGACCCGTACCCCCGCCGGTTGTCGTCTCGCGTCCGGCTGCCGCGCCGCTCCCGCCTCCGCTTCCGGTCGCATCCCCCTCCCCGGCTGTCGGCGAGCTTCGCCCGGTCGCCAGGATCGGCCCGGTGCCCGCGGCCGATCGGCGGGGTGTCCGGTTGGGCGAGGGTTACCTGCCGCCGCGGCCCGTGACCGGCCCGCTCTCCCGGGGCCCGCACTCGCACCGCAGGTCGGCCTCGCGCCGTCCCCGCGCCCGCGCCGTCGTCGGTATGACCACCGTGCTGGCCGCGGTGGTGACCGCGGCACTGTTGATCATGCCGGGGCTGTCGGCCGAGACTCCAGGCCCGGTGGTCGCGGTGGCGTCCACCTCGGACGGCGTCAGTGGTGTGGAGATGTCCGCCGTGCTCTACGAGGACGACGGCCGGGTGAGTGTGCGGCTCTCCGCCACCGGACTGGCCCCCGACGTCGCGTACCAGCTCCACGCCGTCACCGACGAGGGCGAGGACCTGCTGCTCGGACAGCTCACCGGCGGCACCGGCGGCGGGACGTTCACCGGCGACATAGCGTCTTCGGTCGATGACCTGTGGTACTTCAGTATTCAGGAGATCGACGGCGGTCTGATGGTCTCGGCGAACGTGGTGCTCGGATCGCCGGGCCCGGATCCGAGTGCCGGTGCCTCATGA